In one Dermacentor variabilis isolate Ectoservices chromosome 4, ASM5094787v1, whole genome shotgun sequence genomic region, the following are encoded:
- the LOC142578169 gene encoding beta-galactosidase-like, which produces MAGRITLFVTRLVLAAALLAALQTLAQKTPRSFVIDYKNNCFRKDGEPVQIVAGSIHSFRILPDQWEERLATMRAAGLNAIQTYVEWSSHEPEEGSFNFEGQENIVRFLKLAQKQDLLVLLRPGPYIDAERDMGGLPYWLLSVNASIGLRTSDAQFIEYVDRYFSTLLPLLRPLVYSNGGPIVAVQVENEYGSYHACDTAYMVHLRDLLRRYLGHDVVLYTVDNAVDKMLQCGKVDGAHATVDFGTAHGVEESFAMQRLHQERGPLLNAELYTGWLDHWAHPHHVINTSAVAGHLDKMLSMNASVSMYMFHGGTSFGFKSGANEDCGYEPTPTSYDYDAPMTEAGDPTDKFVVIRAVISKHLSLPSVPVPRPKAKMALPPIELNHMFGLTELRDMYAHLTTTSEIPLSFERIRQSQVLVLYDTRILFRPRKPGALRVPGLRDRGYIYVDDTYQGLLSRMDDVYETMISVTKGQRLTVLVESQGRNAFGNLNDAKGITANVTLSGVVLTHWNMTPIDDREHPKKRGEIFGKASRLTAKAKPRPVPTAGFGVYKAEFPVLLQSPLDSFLRLDNWRKGSAYLNGFNLGRYWTPMGPQKALYVPSVLFKPRNVLNVVELEQAPCGGDSNQCTAQFVDTPEINSTVPMHLTSYNCTP; this is translated from the exons AAG ACACCAAGGTCCTTCGTCATTGACTATAAAAACAACTGCTTCCGGAAAGACGGCGAGCCGGTCCAAATCGTGGCTGGGTCTATTCATTCTTTCCGGATTCTTCCGGACCAGTGGGAGGAGAGGCTGGCGACTATGAGGGCTGCTGGACTTAATGCCATACAGAC CTACGTCGAGTGGAGCAGTCACGAGCCTGAGGAAGGCAGCTTCAACTTCGAGGGGCAGGAGAATATCGTTCGTTTCTTGAAGCTGGCCCAGAAGCAGGACCTGCTCGTTCTCCTAAGGCCAGGTCCTTATATCGACGCCGAGAGGGACATG gGCGGTCTGCCGTACTGGCTGCTGTCAGTGAACGCGTCCATTGGACTCCGTACAAGCGATGCGC AGTTCATCGAGTACGTGGACCGATACTTCTCCACTCTGCTTCCGCTGCTGCGACCTCTTGTGTATTCGAACGGAGGACCGATCGTGGCCGTACAG GTGGAGAACGAGTACGGCAGCTACCACGCCTGTGACACCGCGTACATGGTGCACCTGAGGGACCTGTTGCGGCGCTATTTGGGCCACGACGTCGTGCTTTACACCGTCGACAATGCCGTCGATAAAATGCTCCAATGCGGCAAAGTAGACGGCGCTCACGCCACGGTTGATTTCGGCACAG CTCACGGTGTGGAGGAGTCGTTCGCTATGCAGCGCCTCCACCAGGAGCGGGGTCCGCTGCTAAACGCGGAGCTCTACACGGGCTGGCTCGACCACTGGGCGCATCCGCACCACGTGATCAATACGAGTGCCGTGGCGGGTCACTTGGACAAGATGCTCAGCATGAACGCTTCAGTCAGCAT GTATATGTTTCACGGAGGCACCTCGTTTGGGTTCAAGTCGGGTG CGAACGAAGATTGTGGCTATGAGCCGACGCCTACGAGCTATGACTATGACGCGCCCATGACTGAAGCCGGTGACCCGACGGACAAGTTTGTAGTCATCCGCGCAGTCATCTCAAAG CACCTTTCATTGCCGTCAGTACCTGTGCCCAGACCCAAGGCGAAGATGGCACTGCCGCCAATAGAACTAAATCAC ATGTTCGGCCTCACTGAGCTGCGAGACATGTACGCGCATCTCACAACCACATCGGAAATACCCCTGTCATTTGAACGAATCAGACAA agCCAAGTCCTAGTACTGTACGACACGAGGATCTTGTTTCGGCCCCGAAAGCCTGGCGCACTCAGAGTGCCAGGGCTCCGAGACAGGGGATACATCTACGTGGACGAC ACGTACCAGGGCCTGCTTTCCCGCATGGACGACGTGTACGAGACGATGATCTCTGTGACCAAAGGCCAGAGGCTGACGGTGCTAGTCGAAAGCCAGGGAAGGAACGCTTTCGGCAATCTCAACGATGCCAAG GGCATTACAGCCAACGTTACGCTGTCCGGCGTCGTGCTGACTCACTGGAACATGACACCGATCGACGACCGCGAGCACCCCAAAAAGCGGGGGGAAATTTTCGGAAAGGCCTCTCGGCTGACGGCAAAGGCCAAGCCACGGCCAGTGCCAACGGCGGGCTTCGGAGTCTACAAAGCCGAGTTCCCGGTGCTGTTGCAGTCTCCGCTGGACAGCTTTCTCAGACTGGACAATTGGAGAAAG GGCAGCGCCTACCTCAACGGTTTCAACCTGGGTCGCTACTGGACTCCCATGGGCCCGCAGAAGGCCCTCTACGTTCCGTCGGTATTGTTCAAGCCCAGAAATGTTCTCAACGTCGTCGAGCTCGAGCAAGCGCCGTGCGGGGGCGATTCCAATCAGTGCACCGCCCAATTCGTTGACACGCCCGAAATCAACAGCACTGTGCCGATGCACCTCACTTCTTACAACTGCACCCCATAA